Genomic window (Flavobacteriales bacterium):
CATGGGTTAAAAACTACCACGAAGACCGCTAAGGGGAGTGCCGATCTCCTTGCCTTTTACTTCCTTCGTGTCCTTCGCGTTCTTCGTTGTATAAATTCCTTGCGTGGTTCAAATCGAAAAACTCTCTCCGCAGCCACAGGTCCGGCTCGCGTTGGGGTTGACGAACTGGAAGCCTTTGCCGTTGAGCCCGCCGCTGAAATCGAGTGTGGTGCCGAGGAGATAGAGCAGGCTCTTTTTGTCCACCACCACTTTCACGCCGTTGTCCTCGAAGACCTTGTCTCCATCCATCATCTTATCGTCGAAGACCAGGTCGTACGAAAGGCCGCTACAGCCGCCACCCTTCACACCGACGCGAACGAAGTGCTGCGGACCACGGCCTTCCGTGCCCAAAAGCTTGGTGAATTCCTGCTTAGCGTTGTCACTCACTTTGATCATGCCTGTATTCTATTTAGAATCCATCTAAATAAAGACGGTCACAAAGGTACAAAGCAACGGGGGCGCAGCAAACGGTCCGGAAAGCCTGTCACTGATAGCCTTTTGCCTGGTCGCGCATCACCAGGGTCCAATCCATTTTCCCGTAGTTGGTGCCCAGCCGCACCATGACAAGTTCCCGCGCGGGATCAACGTAAATGAACTGCCCGAGGTAGCCCTTGGCCTCGAAATCACCCTCGGCCGATGGCAGCCACCATTGGTACTGATAGAAGGGGGCGCTTCCGTTGGCGGTATCCAGGCGGGTGCTTTGCTCCACCCATTCCTTCGGTACCAGCTGCTTACCCCGCCAATTGCCCTTGTGCAGGTAGAGCGAACCGAGCATGGCGAAATCACGTGCAGGCGCATTGAGACAGCAGAAGGTCTTCTCGATACCGCCCTTCTTGCGGTCGATGCTCCAGGATGCGGGATGGACCATGCCCAAGGGTGCCCAGATCTTGTCGTTGGTATATGCGGTGATCGTACGCATGTCACCGCCCTTCCGCAAGGCGCGCTCCAGGATCCACCCGAGTAATTGACTGCTCCCGCTTTGGTACTCGAAATGCTCACCTGGCGGATGGCCTAGTTTCATCTTCGCCATGCCTCGGTACAGGCGCCTACCATAGTAGAACGTGGCGGCATCACCGAAAGGGCTCTTGTAGCTCTCGTTGAAATCGAGGCCACTGGTCATCTGCAGAAGGTTCTCCACGGTCACCTTGTCGAACCCGTTCTTCCGCAGCTCCGGGATGAAGTCGGTGACAGGTTGGTCGACTCCGGTGATGTAGCCGTCCGCGATGGCACAGCCGATCAACATGCTCAGCAAGGACTTGGCCATGGAGAACGACGCGTGCAGGTGGGCCTCATCGTAGCCCTTGTAGTAGCGCTCGTACACGATGGTGTCGCGCTGGATCACCAAGAAGGCCACCGTCTCACGCTCCTCAATGAATTCGTCGAACGTTTGATCTTTCCCCTCATAGGTTATGCCGTGCGGGAGCTTTTCCGTTTCCGCCACCGCATACCGGTACGGCTCCGGTGAGGCTGGCAGCGGCCGGGACGGGAACTTGCGCCAGTCATTGGTGCCGGCGAAATTGTAGATGACGAAGCGGCCGACCGTACAGCTACAAAGTAGAAGGCAGGCGAAAAGGAAAACAGTGACTTTCAGGGAACGGGCGTGCATGGCGAAAAATAGCCATTGGGGTCCAAAGGGCGGATCCGTTCAGCGACGGATCGTTGGAAGGATGCAGCTTGATCGACTTACGGCATACCTGAGGGATCCACTTGATCAAGCCGTTACAGGCGGTACCTTCGCACACAGGAAGAACCTTCACCAAAAAAACCGGTGAAGAGCATTCCACCACGTTGCCATGCTCAAGCAATACCTCTCCCAAAAGCTCCAACAGAAGCTCAGCCCGCAGCAGATCCAGCTGATGAAATTGCTCCAGGTGCCCACGCTGGAACTGGAGCAACGCATCAAGCAGGAGATGGAGGAGAATCCTGCTTTGGAGGAAGGCGAAGACCACGACGAGGAGGAGGAGATGACCCACGAGGCCGCGGCGGAGAACGAGGAGACCACCGAATCCAGCAACGAAGAATTCGACCTGAGCGACTACTTCCAGGACGACGACACGCCGGACTATAAGCTGAGCGCGAAGAACCAAAGCGCGGACGACGAGGAGTACGAAACGCCGATCACCGGCGGCAGTACGTTCCAAGATGCCATGCGCACGCAGCTCTCCCTGCGCGATGTGGACGAGCGCACCGAGCAATTGGCCGAGCACATCATCGGCAACTTGGACGAGGACGGTTACCTCCGCCGCGGCCTGGACCAGATCGTGAACGACCTGGCCTTCACCGCCAATATCATGACGGACGAGACGGAACTCGGCAAGGTGCTTCAGGAGGTCCAGTCGCTTGATCCGGTCGGCGTGGCCGCACGCGACCTGCGTGAATGCCTGCTGCTGCAATTGACGCGGATGCACAACGCGGTGGACGTGCTCACGGCGAAAGCCATCATTGATAAGCAATTCGACGCGTTCACCAAGAAGCACTATGAGCGGATCATGGAGCGGTTGGAGATCGACGAGGATGCCTTGCGCGACGCCATTGAGGTGATCGTGCGCTTGAACCCGAAGCCCGGCAATACCGGCCGCGACACCACGAAGTCCGCGCAAGCCATCGTGCCCGACTTCGCAGTGAACGCGGTGGACGGACAGCTGGAGCTTTCACTGAACGGGCGCAATGCCCCGGAGCTGCGCGTGAGCCGCCAGTACCGCGACATGATCAAGGAATACCAGCGCAACAAGAAAGATCCCAAGGCCAAGGACGCGCTGGTCTTCATCAAGCAGAAGCTCGATTCCGCCAAGTGGTTCATCGATGCGATCAAGCAGCGCCAGAATACGCTGCTCATCACCATGGAGGCCATCATGGAGCATCAGCGCGACTTTTTCCTCACCGGCGACGAGACCAAGATGAAGCCCATGATCCTGAAGGACATCGCCGAGAAGGTGAGCATGGACATCAGCACCGTGAGCCGCGTGGCCAACAGCAAATACGTGCAGACCGACCACGGCACCTACCTGCTCAAGTTCTTCTTCAGCGAAAGCCTGATGACGGACAGTGGCGAAGAGGTGAGCACCCGCGAAGTGAAGAAGATCCTGGAGGAAGCGATCATTGCGGAGAACAAGCAGAACCCGCTGACGGACGACGAGCTGACAAAACTGTTGCGCGGCAAGGGCTACAACATCGCCCGGCGCACTGTGGCAAAGTACCGGGAGCAATTGCACATGCCGGTGGCCCGCCTCCGGAAGGAGCTTTGATGCGCAAGGCGGCACACACGCTTTCCCTCCTGCTCCATCCGGTGTGGATGCCCACGTTCGCCGTGATCATCGCGTTCCATATCGACCCGCACCTCACCTTCGCGTTCACCCCGCAAGGCCAATGGGTGATCGTGGGCATGGTCTTCGTCATGTCCGCGCTCTTCCCTATCTCCAGCATGTTCATGCTCTGGCGCAGCGGGGCGGTTTCGAAACTGGCGATGCCCGACCGCAAGGAGCGCATCGTACCCTACTTGCTCACGCTGATCTATTTCTGCATGACGTACTACCTGCTGCGAAGATCACCGAACCATCCCGCCACGCTGGCGCTGTTCTGCGGCATCATCATCGCCTTGGTCGTGGACCTGGTCATCACAATCCGGTGGAAGATCAGCCTTCACATGACGGGGATCGGGGGCCTCATCGGCATGGTGCTGGGTTTGATGGTGCTGCACGGCACCCCGGTCGGCTTCGCCCCTATTTTGCTGGTGATGACCGGCGCGCTTGGCACGGCACGGCTACTGGTGACGGACCACTCTC
Coding sequences:
- a CDS encoding serine hydrolase — encoded protein: MHARSLKVTVFLFACLLLCSCTVGRFVIYNFAGTNDWRKFPSRPLPASPEPYRYAVAETEKLPHGITYEGKDQTFDEFIEERETVAFLVIQRDTIVYERYYKGYDEAHLHASFSMAKSLLSMLIGCAIADGYITGVDQPVTDFIPELRKNGFDKVTVENLLQMTSGLDFNESYKSPFGDAATFYYGRRLYRGMAKMKLGHPPGEHFEYQSGSSQLLGWILERALRKGGDMRTITAYTNDKIWAPLGMVHPASWSIDRKKGGIEKTFCCLNAPARDFAMLGSLYLHKGNWRGKQLVPKEWVEQSTRLDTANGSAPFYQYQWWLPSAEGDFEAKGYLGQFIYVDPARELVMVRLGTNYGKMDWTLVMRDQAKGYQ
- the rpoN gene encoding RNA polymerase factor sigma-54 translates to MLKQYLSQKLQQKLSPQQIQLMKLLQVPTLELEQRIKQEMEENPALEEGEDHDEEEEMTHEAAAENEETTESSNEEFDLSDYFQDDDTPDYKLSAKNQSADDEEYETPITGGSTFQDAMRTQLSLRDVDERTEQLAEHIIGNLDEDGYLRRGLDQIVNDLAFTANIMTDETELGKVLQEVQSLDPVGVAARDLRECLLLQLTRMHNAVDVLTAKAIIDKQFDAFTKKHYERIMERLEIDEDALRDAIEVIVRLNPKPGNTGRDTTKSAQAIVPDFAVNAVDGQLELSLNGRNAPELRVSRQYRDMIKEYQRNKKDPKAKDALVFIKQKLDSAKWFIDAIKQRQNTLLITMEAIMEHQRDFFLTGDETKMKPMILKDIAEKVSMDISTVSRVANSKYVQTDHGTYLLKFFFSESLMTDSGEEVSTREVKKILEEAIIAENKQNPLTDDELTKLLRGKGYNIARRTVAKYREQLHMPVARLRKEL
- a CDS encoding iron-sulfur cluster assembly accessory protein; its protein translation is MIKVSDNAKQEFTKLLGTEGRGPQHFVRVGVKGGGCSGLSYDLVFDDKMMDGDKVFEDNGVKVVVDKKSLLYLLGTTLDFSGGLNGKGFQFVNPNASRTCGCGESFSI